Part of the Paenibacillus kyungheensis genome, CTTTACCGATTTCACCTGTTAATTTCATTTGTACACATTCTAGATGGGTGACTTTACCTGTAGCATCACCGATAATTCGTTTCGGTAAAGTTAACCAGTTGAATTCTACGCCTTCTTGTTTAGCAAATTCATACTCAAAATCATAAGCAGTCATTTCTTCACGTGTACGACGATAGACCATTTTGACATTGGCAGCACCCAAGCGTACAGAACAGGTAGCTCCATCAATTGCAGTATTTCCTGCGCCGATCACAGCTACTTTTTTGCCGAGCAGATTGATATTAGGTTGACCTGTTTTGGTCTGTTCAACCAGTTGAATCGCATCATAGACACCTTCTAGCTGTTCACCTTCTATACGAATAGGAGGGACATATCCCATTCCGGCAGCTAATACGACAGCATCATATTCAGCCAGCAGTTGTTCAGAAGTGATATCCACGCCTACTTTCATATTAGTACGAATATCGACGCCTAATTGTTGAACTTGTTGCACTTCCCAGAGAGAGATGGACTGAGGTAAACGGAATGACACAATACCATGTGTATCCAGTCCGCCTGCAAGTGGTTTGGATTCGTAGATCACCACCTGGAATCCTTCGCGTGCTAATTCACGAGCAGCAGCTAATCCAGCAGGGCCTCCACCAATGACAGCCACTTTCTTTTCATTTGATATACCTGCTTCGAATAATTGAGCATCTTTTTCGATAGCCCAATCGGTGGCATACCGTTGTAATCTACCGATATCTATTGGTTTTGAACTTTCATTGAGTACACAGGCGCCTTCACATAGTTCTTCTGTTGGACAGACACGTGCACAACTGGCTCCAACAGGATTAGCATCCATAATCGTATAGGCAGCACCTTTTAGGTTGTCGGTAGCGATTCGTTTAATAAAAGAAGGGATATTGATTCCGGTAGGACAAGCTGTTATACAGGGGGCATCATAACAGTATAGACAGCGATTCGATTCTTCTATAGCTCCCTTATGGGTTAGACCAGGCTCTGCTTCAGCAAAGTTGCGCATAAACATATCTGGTGAAAATGAAGTAAATGTAGAAGAATGTTCCATCGGTTAAACCTCCTTAGAATTCTTTATGTTTATGATGTTAAATAATGTAACACATTTTAATAGTTTTTCGATATATTTTAGAATTTTTTGTTGAAAATATTTATAAATAACATCAAAATCATAAATATAGTATAATTTATATCTATATAAGTTATGTATTCTGACATTTATATATTAAAACTATAGTCAATGTGTCTTTTTTTTACACTAGACAGAGTGTCTAATTTCGAAAGTTAATTTTTGACGACTGTTTTGAAATGATTGGAATAGAGCAACAAAGCTAGAAGTAGCGCAGAGACAGGTCCGGTTGAACGTTACTTTAGCAGAGTTTAATCTATTCGTTGCTTACAGAAAGGTGGGGGAAATATGGATAGTAACCGTATGTTTACAATCGAAGATGCGATGACAAGACCTTTATTTGCTCAAGCAGAAGTGATCGGTGGAAGTCGAGGAATTTCCAATTCTGTTCGCTGGGTGCATATTCTGGAAAGTTCCAATTTTGAAAGTTTAATTCATGGCGAAGAAATGATTTTGACAACAGGGATACAATTCCATAGTCAACTGACAACAGCGCTTGAATTTATGGACAATTTAATTCAGAAAAAAGCAGCCTGTCTTTGTATTGAATTAGGCGACTTTTTTCAAACGATTCCGGTTGAAATGATTGAGCTTGCTGATCGGTACGATTTTCCATTGATCATTTTTAAAGAAACGGTACGCTTTGTAGATATTACATTGGATCTCCATTCCTTAATTATTAATCATCATCACCGGATGCTTCAAAAGTTAGAACGTATTTCGCGTGAATTCAATCGACTAACATTAACTTCGCAAGGTACTCATAAAGTGTTACAACTACTTCATCAAAGCACCCATCATCAAGTAGTTTATTTACAGTTGCAAGGCAAACCTTCTTTTTTTCCAGCATTGTCTCCTGATAAACAACGCCCGTTATTACAATTTTTCGCAGAGTTTAATGAAAGTATGGATGGTGTACAGCATGATACTGCGCCCTATTTTCGCGAATATGAACAGCAAAGTATTGTATTAAAACCTGTAGGTGCTTTGGATCAGACATGGGCATATATTATGTTGATCTGTCCGCACAAACCGCAAGAATATGAGTGTTTATTGCTAGATTCAGCTTCTCTTTCAATCGCTCAAGAATTGTTGCGTACCCGTTATATGGAAGAACGCAAATTATTTTCGGAAAATTTATGGGTCGAGGAATTGATCTACGGACGTATCGAAGACGAGAATCGACTCAAAAGTCTGATCGGGCCTGATTTTAATATGATGAACGAATTGCCTTATCGTGTCTGTCTGATCGAGATCGAAAATCCTCAAGATGTAAAATGGAACAGTTCAGAAAATGAGTGGGAATCGATCACATTCCATCTTTCGCTGGTATTGCGTTCAATTTTTGAAAAGTATCTGTTCCATCCGTTAATCACGCTCAAAAATAATCGCCTGACAGTTATAGCGCTGGATAGACAAGCCAAAATGCCTGCGAAGCCAAGACTTCAACAGGCATTACAATCGCTCCAACAGATTCATTCCGATGATAAGCTCAAGCATTTGAAATTAATTATCGGTGTTAGTAAAGCAGGGCATCATTTGAAAAATGCTTCAGCCAGTTATCAGGAAGCAGTACAGGCATTGTCCCTTTATAATTGCTCTGAGAGTACGTTGCTATTTTATGAAGAATTAGGTGTTTTTCAATTACTGCTTAGTCTTAACGATGGCAAAACACTACAGACATTTATTCGCAACTATCTAGGGCCTTTAATCGATCACGATCAGACCAAAGGCAGTGAGTTACTGCTTACACTACGAGTGTATCTTGATCATGACGGTTCCAAACAGATTGCTGCTCAGAAATTATTTATTGTTCGTCAATCGTTATACTATCGGTTGGACAAAATTACAGAATTGTTAGGTGAAGATTATATGTCACCTGAAAATCGCATATCGATTCAAGTAGCTTTGCGTGCGTATCAATTTCTGTATCCTGAAAAAATGTCGTTACCTAATGCTCACTCATCACATGTTTGAACGTAGCAATCAAGAACTCCAAGTCTTCGTCGGTTGAAGATAGTGGAGGTGCAAATGTAAGTACATTATTGTAGCCAGCGACCGTATCGCCATTTTTGCCGATAATCAATCCTTTACCTTTACAACCGGCAATAATGGATTTTACGATATCCAGGGAAGCTGGTTTTTTGCTGGTTTTATCTTCGACCAGTTCTACACCTGTCACCAGACCGAAGCTACGAATATCACCAATCAGAGGATGATCGACAATCTCCATCATAGCTGTATTGAGACGTTGCCCTAACAGACGAGCACGTTCAATTAGATTTTCTTGTTCGATCACTTCTAGATTACGTAGTGCTAAGGCGCATGCCGCTGGATTACCACCAAATGTATTCACATGGCGGAAATGTCCATAATCATCGGTTTTATCTTTGAATGCTTCATAGATATCTTTGCGTACAGCAGTAGCAGAGAGAGGAAGATAACCACTCGTTAATCCTTTAGCCATCGTCACAATATCAGGTTTCACTCCAAAATTATGATGACCGAACTTTTGACCAGAACGTCCAAATCCACAGATTACTTCATCCATAATCAGCAATACACCATGAGTGCGACAGATTTCTTGTACACGATCCATATATACTTGATGAGGAATAATAATACCGCCACCTGTAATCACAGGTTCCATAATAACAGCTGCAATCGTCTCGACACCTTCCCAGATGATCATATCTTCGATCGCTTGGGCACACTGTAGATTGAATTCTTCGATCGTTTGCCCTGCTGGACGGCGATAACTATCCGGTGGAGCCACATGAAGAAATCCACCGCTCAACGGTTCATATTTATACTTGCGCTGAGCTTGTCCTGTAGCCGCAAGTGCCCCCATAGAACTTCCATGATACCCGCGATAACGTGATATAAATTTGTGCCGATAATGTTGACCAATCTGTTGTTGATATTGACGGGCAATTTTGAAGGCGGCTTCATTCGCTTCAGAACCACTATTTGAAAAGAAGATCACATAATCATCACCAAGCCAGCTATTTAACTTTTCCGCTAAAGCAATCGCAGGCATATGACTTTGTGTTAATGGGAAATAAGGAAGTTGTAACAATTGTTCATAAGCGGCTTCTGCTAATTCTTTGCGTCCGTATCCAACATTCACACACCATAGCCCAGACATGCCATCCATATAACGTTGACCATTAGTATCGGTCACCCATGATCCACTACCTGTAGCCGCAATCATCGGTGGAGCGGCTTCATTATAAGGAGTAATATTATGCCACAGATATTGTTGATCTTTTTTAATAGCTGATTCGTAGTCTGTTCCTAATTCGAGCATGATGATTTCTCCTCCCGGTTATTTCATAATTGAATATCTAGATGTGTATAGTGAGTTTGGAAAGATCGATTTAATAGCGAGCAGTTACCATTTTTTTGCGAGTATAAAATTCAACACCGTCCCGTCCATTAGCATGCAGATCACCATAGAATGACTTTTTATAGCCGGAAAAAGGAAAAAAAGCCATCGGAGCAGGAACTCCCAGATTTACACCTAACATACCAGCATCAATTTCTTCACGAAATTCACGAATTGCTTTGGCGCTATCTGTATAAATACAAGCACCGTTAGCGAATGAAGAAGTATTGGTGATCTTTATCGCTTCACTTACATCTTTAGCTCGTACAATAGATAATACAGGTGCAAAAATCTCATCTTGCCAGATTTTCATATCCGTCGTCACATGATCGAAGATAGTAGGGCCGATAAAATAACCTTGCTCATTCACAGCCTGATCTTGTCGTCCATCACGTACTAATGTAGCTTGTTGCTGTTCTCCAGATTCGATATAAGCAATCGTACGTTCTTTATGAGCAGGACGAATCACAGGCCCTAGAAATACACCTTCATCTGTACCGTTTCCTATCGTGATTTCGTTAGCAGCAATACGTAATCGCTCCACCAATTCATCGGCAATTTGTTCATGTACAACGACTACAGCACAAGCCATACAACGTTCACCTGCCGAGCCGAAAGCCGCTGCAATAATATTTTTGACTGCATGATCCAGATCAGCATCCGGTAATACGATCGAATGATTTTTAGCTCCTGCTAAAGCCTGCACTCGTTTGCCATGCGATGTTCCTGTTTTGTATACATATTCAGCAACAGGCTGTGAGCCGACAAAAGAAATCGCTTTGACCTCTTCATGAGCTAGCAATGTATTCACCACATCATGAGCACCGTGCACAATATTAAGGACAGCTGATGGGAATCCAGCTTCAGCAAATAATTCTGCTAAACGATTAACCAATAATGGCGTTCGTTCAGAAGGTTTGAGTACAAATGTGTTACCACAAGCAATAGCCAAAGGAAACATCCAGCAAGGAACCATCATTGGAAAGTTAAAAGGAGCAATCCCGCCAATAACACCAATAGGATAACGATACATACCAGACTCAATCCCTGTCGCAATATCAGGCAACTGACTACCCATCATCAGAGTAGGGACACCAGCGGCAAATTCTACACATTCAATGCCGCGTTATACTTCACCATATGCTTCTTCCAGACTTTTTCCATTTTCAAGTGTGATCAATGCCGCCAGTTCATCCCAATGCTTCACAAGCAACTGCTGATAATCGAAAAAGTAACGGGCTCGCTTAGGCACAGCGATTTTTTTCCAACTTTGATACGCAGTTTGAGCCACGTGAACAGCATGATCTACTTCTTCACTACTGGATAACGGAACATAAGCGATAAGTTCACCTGTCGCAGGATTGTATACTTCATCCCACTCGGTAGTGGTAGATTCTACCCACTGTCCACCAATATAGTTAGGTACTTTCTGTATCGTCTTGTTGATTACAGACATCTCTAAGAACTCCTTTCAAATCGAGAACATAAGATAGTAGTAATAGATAAGAGCAATAGTGCTATAGGTGATAGAGGAGCAGAATACTACTGTGTTTTGTTAGCCATATCTACAATTTCATTTGTATATGCTTCTTGTACATTGGCGGCTTCTTTAATCACTCCAAATTTCAAAGCAATATCAGCTGTCTGCTGGAACATTTTTTCGTCAGTGTAACCCATTTTGGCTTCATCCATTCCCTGCGGTTGGATTAATTTAGCGACTTCTTGCATCATTTTAAGTTGATGCTCTTTGGTAGTACTGCCTGACTCGGCTTGCTTCATCACACTATCGACAGCGGCTTCAGGATCGGCGATAGCATCTTTCCAGCCTTTTAGCGAAGCACGAACAAATTTGGCGGCTGTTTCTTTGTTAGCATCTAACCACTCTTTATTGGCAAAAAGGTTATCTTCCAACATCGCCACACCTTCATTGTTCATATCAATCACATTGAGATCACTATCTTTGAGACCGGACTCCAACAAGATTTGATACTCGTTATAAGTCATAGCAGAAGCGGCATCCAGTTCACCGCCTAGAAATTGATCCATTGTAAATCCTTGTTTCGTAAAGCTCACATCTTTATTCGGATCAAGTCCATATTTATCGAATAAAGCTAATAATTCAAATTCATTTCCACCCATCCAGTTGCCTACTTTTTTACCTTTTAGATCAGCAGGAGTGTTAATGCCAGCAGTTTTTTTAGATACAAGCACCAGACCACTCTTTTGGAAAATCTGAGCAATTTGGATAAGTGGCATTTCTTGTTCCTGACTGGTCAGCAGACTGCCTACCCAATCTACTCCGATATCTGCGGAGCCTCCGGCAACTTGTTGTTCAGGAACAATATCCGGTCCACCTGGAAGAATTTCAACATTCAGACCTTCTTGCTCATAGTAGCCTTTGTCTTTTGCAACAAAATAACCGGCAAATTGTGCTTGTGGCACCCATTTTAACTGTAATTTCACTGTTACAGGTTCAGTGGAAGTCGTTTCTCCTGTACTTGCCGTTGCACCAGCATCTGTTGAAGTACTTTTCATTCCACCGCATCCAGCCAGTACAGTGATCACAATCACCAACATAATCACAAGACTTGCTTGAATTTTTTGTGGTTTTATTTTCATCTTTCATTCCCCCTGAATCGTTAATCTATCCTGAATAGATGGTTATCAAAGTCAAACCGATGGATGCTATACGCATATATGCTTGTTAGGTCAATTTGAATATTCCAGTTCACTATCAGGTACGCTGAGAAGGATGCCAGCGAATACATACTTTTTCTAATCGTTCTACGATCATATAAAATATAATGCCTGCAATAGCAGCAAGTACGATACATGACCAGCCCAAAGGCATTTTGGCAATTTTAATCGAGTTAGAGAGGAGATAACCGAGTCCTTGCGAAGAGAAGAAAAATTCACCGACAATCGCTCCAATCATACTGGCAGTAGCATTGATTTTGAGAGCAGTGAATACATAAGGTAAGCTGTTTTGGATACGCAAATAACGAAATACTTTTGCTTTATTGGCTGCATAAGAATACATCAGATCAAGCGCTAACGGATTCACAGATGACATTCCTTTGTAAGCATTAAGAGCCATGGCAGCCATCGTTGTTGCAGTGACGATAGCGATTCGAGAACCGATACCGTCACCAAACCACAAATTCATAATAGGGGCGAGCGCTACAATAGGCACAGCATTGAGAGCGGCTACGAGTGTTAGACTTCCTGCACCCCAACGTGGAGAAGCCGTAGCGATAAGAGCAATCACAAATCCAAATAAAGAACCTATGATCATCCCCAAAACAGCCTCAGCCAATGTATATCCTGTATAGGATAGCAATAGACTCCAATTTTCTTGTATAGAGGATGCAATCGCAGACGGAAGAGGAAGTTGATATTTTTTAAGATCAAATATCTTGTGAAAAACCTCGATTTGCCATAACAGCACGAATAAAATACCTAAACAAAGAGGAAGCCATACTTTTCCACCACCTAAAAATGATTTTTTGGAACTATTTCGTGTATGCAAAGGTTGATCTGCGGGTTGTGATTGAAAAGAATCCAGTGTTGTAGAAGAAGTATCAGATAGATATGTAGCTGTTAATTTTTTGTTTTGTAATGATGGTTTTTCCATTAAGAGCGGCCTCCTTTCGAGCGAAATTCCGGCTGCCACGGTGATACGATACGTTCGATCAAGCTAATCAACCAATAGCTGAGTATGCCAAGCAATGCCCCGACAAAGACAGTCGACCAGAACATATACACATGAGAAGGACCATAATAGAGATTACGAAGCATAATCACGCCTATCCCATGTTGCGCTCCCATCAGTTCAACGAGAATAGCACCGGTTACAGCTAGAGGAGCCGCGATTTTTAATCCGCTAAATAGTCCAGGGATAGCAGCCGGTAAGCGTAGCTTCCAATAAATACTCCAAGGCTTTGCCGCATAGGAATACATCAATTCCAGCGCTGAAGGTTCTACACTACGCAATCCGCGTAACATATTTAGCGCTACTGGAAAAAAAGTAATATATCCCGAGATAATAATGCGTGAGATATATTCATCCCGTACAATTCCATAAATAATAGGAGCCAGACCAAGAACCGGAATCATTTGTGAAGCTATCGCATAAGGAAAAGTTAATTTTTCGATCCAGGTGGAGACACTCATTAATATAGCGAGTATCACCCCTGCTAATGCACCGAGTAGAAATCCAATTCCAGCATTTCCGAAGGTTGCACTTCCTTCTTGTATTAATGTGCCACTGTATTGAATACTGGTTGCCAGTACTTTATGAAGATAAGGAAGCTTCGATTGAGCCAAAGGAAGATGACCTATATTTAAAATGGCCCATGATGCAAGCTCCCAGATCACCAGAACAACAGCGATCCACACAACAGCAGGCAAAAGGCGATTGCGTAAAAAAAGGCTATTTCCTTTCATACGTCACACCCCTTCAAAGCTATCGCGAATCTGCGCAATCAATTCAAAAAATTCCGGGCTATTACGCATTTCCTGTGTACGTGGTCTTGGTAAAGGAATCTCCACCACAGCAGATAACCGTCCAGGATGCGGAGATAATACAAATACCCGGTCTGACAAAAAAATCGATTCTGGAATACTGTGAGTGACAAATACAATCGTATTCTGAATTTTATTCCATACCGATAATAATTCTTCATTTAATCGTTCTCTTGAAAATTCATCCAATGCGGAGAACGGTTCATCCATCAGTAGAATCTCAGGCTCCATAGCAAGAGCTCTAGCAATCGCTACTCGTTGCTGCATCCCACCACTGAGTTGCCAGGGATATTGATCTGCAAATTTTTCTAATCCTACCAATTCCAATAATTCGAGCGCTTTGCGTTCACGTTCACTTTTACTAACGCCTGTTAATTCCAGTGGCAAAGCGACATTCTGTTTTACTTTGCGCCAGTCGTATAACACAGGACTTTGAAAAACGATGCCATACTTTTGCGATAATCGTGCTTCTTTAGCGGTTTTACCTGCTACATGAATAGTGCCATTAGTAGGCTGGATCAGATCAGCCATAAGCCGTAGTAGTGTAGTTTTGCCACAACCAGAAGGCCCTAATAGAGAAACAAATTCTCCTTTGGCAATATCCAGACTAACTTGATGAAGAGCCAGTACATCTGCGGTATCTGTAGAGTAACGCATTTCAATATTGTTTAGCTGAATCTCAGGTATGTGTGTTTGATGCGTAACAGTCGAAGCAGTCAAAGACATCTGGTTTCCCCCTTTACAGATTCATAAAACATATGATGATGCTTAATCTAACTAAATAAGTCACATCATAATCAATATCTCGAATGAAATCAATATAATATGTTAGATAATATAACTCTATGTTCGATTAACTAACATATTAAACATAATATGAATTTGTAGCACTAGACAAAAAGTAAGATTGCTATCACAAAATTAAGTCACTTTGTCCAGATCATCGCTGTAAACGCTAAAATCAGAAGAAATCTATCATTTTTTGACAATAAAAAAGGAAAGCGGTATCAATATTGTGCATAAAATTGATATATTAACGAACGATTATGTATAGGTGTATTATTAACATTCGCTTTTTGATTGACAACAATATAATCCTGTCCTAGAATGTAACAAGTAAAGCTGTTTGATATGAAAATAACAACACGTATCAAAGACAGCGAACAGAGTTTTGCGACAATTGAAAAGCACTTCGTATAATCCTGAGAATAGGCTCAGGAGTCTCTACGGAT contains:
- a CDS encoding NAD(P)-dependent oxidoreductase — its product is MEHSSTFTSFSPDMFMRNFAEAEPGLTHKGAIEESNRCLYCYDAPCITACPTGINIPSFIKRIATDNLKGAAYTIMDANPVGASCARVCPTEELCEGACVLNESSKPIDIGRLQRYATDWAIEKDAQLFEAGISNEKKVAVIGGGPAGLAAARELAREGFQVVIYESKPLAGGLDTHGIVSFRLPQSISLWEVQQVQQLGVDIRTNMKVGVDITSEQLLAEYDAVVLAAGMGYVPPIRIEGEQLEGVYDAIQLVEQTKTGQPNINLLGKKVAVIGAGNTAIDGATCSVRLGAANVKMVYRRTREEMTAYDFEYEFAKQEGVEFNWLTLPKRIIGDATGKVTHLECVQMKLTGEIGKDGRLVPMPVEGSEFLMPVDAVVTAIGQERRTDLIEHFGLEHSWGVVKIDTSTHRTSNPKVYAAGDIIFGAGQGEAMVVSAAQQGKLAAYAISKHLLPQQDHSLSSIV
- a CDS encoding PucR family transcriptional regulator, translating into MDSNRMFTIEDAMTRPLFAQAEVIGGSRGISNSVRWVHILESSNFESLIHGEEMILTTGIQFHSQLTTALEFMDNLIQKKAACLCIELGDFFQTIPVEMIELADRYDFPLIIFKETVRFVDITLDLHSLIINHHHRMLQKLERISREFNRLTLTSQGTHKVLQLLHQSTHHQVVYLQLQGKPSFFPALSPDKQRPLLQFFAEFNESMDGVQHDTAPYFREYEQQSIVLKPVGALDQTWAYIMLICPHKPQEYECLLLDSASLSIAQELLRTRYMEERKLFSENLWVEELIYGRIEDENRLKSLIGPDFNMMNELPYRVCLIEIENPQDVKWNSSENEWESITFHLSLVLRSIFEKYLFHPLITLKNNRLTVIALDRQAKMPAKPRLQQALQSLQQIHSDDKLKHLKLIIGVSKAGHHLKNASASYQEAVQALSLYNCSESTLLFYEELGVFQLLLSLNDGKTLQTFIRNYLGPLIDHDQTKGSELLLTLRVYLDHDGSKQIAAQKLFIVRQSLYYRLDKITELLGEDYMSPENRISIQVALRAYQFLYPEKMSLPNAHSSHV
- a CDS encoding aspartate aminotransferase family protein; this encodes MLELGTDYESAIKKDQQYLWHNITPYNEAAPPMIAATGSGSWVTDTNGQRYMDGMSGLWCVNVGYGRKELAEAAYEQLLQLPYFPLTQSHMPAIALAEKLNSWLGDDYVIFFSNSGSEANEAAFKIARQYQQQIGQHYRHKFISRYRGYHGSSMGALAATGQAQRKYKYEPLSGGFLHVAPPDSYRRPAGQTIEEFNLQCAQAIEDMIIWEGVETIAAVIMEPVITGGGIIIPHQVYMDRVQEICRTHGVLLIMDEVICGFGRSGQKFGHHNFGVKPDIVTMAKGLTSGYLPLSATAVRKDIYEAFKDKTDDYGHFRHVNTFGGNPAACALALRNLEVIEQENLIERARLLGQRLNTAMMEIVDHPLIGDIRSFGLVTGVELVEDKTSKKPASLDIVKSIIAGCKGKGLIIGKNGDTVAGYNNVLTFAPPLSSTDEDLEFLIATFKHVMSEH
- a CDS encoding ABC transporter substrate-binding protein translates to MKIKPQKIQASLVIMLVIVITVLAGCGGMKSTSTDAGATASTGETTSTEPVTVKLQLKWVPQAQFAGYFVAKDKGYYEQEGLNVEILPGGPDIVPEQQVAGGSADIGVDWVGSLLTSQEQEMPLIQIAQIFQKSGLVLVSKKTAGINTPADLKGKKVGNWMGGNEFELLALFDKYGLDPNKDVSFTKQGFTMDQFLGGELDAASAMTYNEYQILLESGLKDSDLNVIDMNNEGVAMLEDNLFANKEWLDANKETAAKFVRASLKGWKDAIADPEAAVDSVMKQAESGSTTKEHQLKMMQEVAKLIQPQGMDEAKMGYTDEKMFQQTADIALKFGVIKEAANVQEAYTNEIVDMANKTQ
- a CDS encoding ABC transporter permease, with the protein product MEKPSLQNKKLTATYLSDTSSTTLDSFQSQPADQPLHTRNSSKKSFLGGGKVWLPLCLGILFVLLWQIEVFHKIFDLKKYQLPLPSAIASSIQENWSLLLSYTGYTLAEAVLGMIIGSLFGFVIALIATASPRWGAGSLTLVAALNAVPIVALAPIMNLWFGDGIGSRIAIVTATTMAAMALNAYKGMSSVNPLALDLMYSYAANKAKVFRYLRIQNSLPYVFTALKINATASMIGAIVGEFFFSSQGLGYLLSNSIKIAKMPLGWSCIVLAAIAGIIFYMIVERLEKVCIRWHPSQRT
- a CDS encoding ABC transporter permease, producing the protein MKGNSLFLRNRLLPAVVWIAVVLVIWELASWAILNIGHLPLAQSKLPYLHKVLATSIQYSGTLIQEGSATFGNAGIGFLLGALAGVILAILMSVSTWIEKLTFPYAIASQMIPVLGLAPIIYGIVRDEYISRIIISGYITFFPVALNMLRGLRSVEPSALELMYSYAAKPWSIYWKLRLPAAIPGLFSGLKIAAPLAVTGAILVELMGAQHGIGVIMLRNLYYGPSHVYMFWSTVFVGALLGILSYWLISLIERIVSPWQPEFRSKGGRS
- a CDS encoding ABC transporter ATP-binding protein: MSLTASTVTHQTHIPEIQLNNIEMRYSTDTADVLALHQVSLDIAKGEFVSLLGPSGCGKTTLLRLMADLIQPTNGTIHVAGKTAKEARLSQKYGIVFQSPVLYDWRKVKQNVALPLELTGVSKSERERKALELLELVGLEKFADQYPWQLSGGMQQRVAIARALAMEPEILLMDEPFSALDEFSRERLNEELLSVWNKIQNTIVFVTHSIPESIFLSDRVFVLSPHPGRLSAVVEIPLPRPRTQEMRNSPEFFELIAQIRDSFEGV